The following are encoded together in the Oryzias melastigma strain HK-1 linkage group LG17, ASM292280v2, whole genome shotgun sequence genome:
- the zte38 gene encoding zebrafish testis-expressed 38 produces the protein MTSGKVCVRNKEKTSEWPGLFLNELKTKKESLIFVKRMIAVAVSSITYLRGIFPEYAYRSRYLADMCIKVLHENGNTPGASKVVKWLMGSFDALEKQYLQVISIGVYTDPENPNCIIEAYQFNFRYTEKGPEMDILRNKNVEMQVTLENTKQASVLLIRKLFLLMQNLDALPNKVYLTMKLYYYDDITPADYQPPGFKEGVYDHLWFEGMPVHFKVGEVHTSYHALRVQVSVEQSQVEKLQRRDYLKESKPVSVDEEKKASSKKIDTEGDFPSEDESAQFKKPARPLQKRRAATKTLATKKRRV, from the exons ATGACGTCTGGGAAGGTCTGCGTGAGAAACAAGGAGAAAACGTCAGAG tgGCCAGGGTTgttcctgaacgagctgaaaaCCAAGAAAGAATCTCTGATATTTGTCAAGAGGATGATTGCTGTGGCTGTGTCCTCCATCACCTATCTTAGAGGGATTTTCCCTGAATATGCCTACAGATCTAGATATCTGGCAG ACATGTGCATCAAAGTCTTGCATGAAAACGGAAACACCCCAGGCGCTAGTAAAGTTGTGAAGTG gttgatgGGATCCTTTGATGCACTGGAGAAACAGTAT CTGCAGGTTATATCCATTGGG GTGTACACCGATCCTGAAAATCCTAAC TGCATCATCGAGGCCTATCAGTTCAACTTCAGATACACTGAAAAAGGACCAGAAATGGACATTCTCAG GaacaaaaatgtggaaatgcAGGTGACGCTTGAAAACACCAAGCAAGCCTCGGTGCTGCTCATCAGGAAGCTCTTCCTGCTCATGCAGAACTTGGATGCCCTTCCTAACAAAGTCTACCTCACCATGAAGCTCTACTACTACGACGACA TCACTCCTGCAGACTATCAACCTCCAGGCTTCAAGGAGGGGGTGTACGATCACCTGTGGTTTGAAGGAATGCCTGTGCACTTCAAGGTGGGCGAGGTGCACACATCTTATCACGCTTTGAGAGTCCAAGTGTCTGTGGAGCAAAGCCAGGTGGAGAAGCTTCAAAGAAGAGATTACCTGAAGGAGAGTAAGCCAGTTTCTGTGGATGAGGAAAAGAAG gcttctTCCAAGAAAATCGACACCGAGGGGGATTTTCCTTCTGAGGACG